The following proteins are co-located in the Chryseobacterium daecheongense genome:
- the metG gene encoding methionine--tRNA ligase, whose translation MSNRKMITAALPYANGPVHIGHLAGVYIPADVYARFQRRSGKDVAFICGSDEHGIPITIRAKKEGVTPQDIVDKYHEIIKKSFSDLGISFDEYSRTTSKKHYETSQDFFKTLYEKGKFTEEVSEQYFDEQANEFLADRYIVGTCPNCGNENAYGDQCEKCGTTLSPSELINPKSMLSGNVPILKETKNWYLPLNEYEDFLNEWIIEGHKDDWKPNVYGQVKSWLNDGLKPRAMTRDLNWGVPVPLPNAEGKVLYVWFDAPIGYISFTQEWAEKNGKNWKDYWQSEDSDLIHFIGKDNIVFHCIIFPAMMKAHGDYIMPKNVPAFEFLNLENDKISTSRNWAVWAHEYVEDFPGQQDVLRYALLSSAPETKDNNFTWKDFQTKNNSELVNKFGNFINRVISFTNKNFEGKVPNGILDEETKNAIKIALDEVSNYLEKYEFRNALNSFMALVDYGNLYLQNAAPWKAIAENKDAAGQTMFVGAQIAAVVAQLCEPFMPFTAEKLFGYFNIDKKNWNEIKNSEIQIEAGHKIENAPLLFNKIEDDVIEAQIQKLENTKQNNKKTNPNAKPMKEEITFDDFTKIDLRTATIIEAEKVEKADKLLKFTVDTGVDVRTVVSGVAESFTPEELIGKQVMILLNLAPRKIRGIESQGMLLLTTKPDGKLSFVTPDDSNVENGIEIG comes from the coding sequence ATGTCAAACAGAAAGATGATTACGGCAGCTTTGCCTTATGCAAACGGACCGGTTCATATAGGACATTTGGCAGGTGTTTATATTCCTGCGGATGTTTACGCAAGATTTCAAAGAAGGTCAGGAAAAGATGTAGCGTTTATCTGTGGTTCGGATGAGCACGGGATCCCTATTACCATAAGAGCCAAAAAGGAAGGAGTTACTCCTCAGGATATTGTGGATAAATATCATGAGATCATTAAAAAATCTTTTTCAGATCTTGGAATTTCATTCGATGAATATTCCAGAACCACTTCTAAAAAACATTATGAAACCAGCCAGGATTTCTTTAAAACATTATATGAAAAGGGAAAATTTACTGAGGAAGTTTCTGAACAATATTTTGATGAGCAAGCTAACGAGTTTTTAGCAGACCGCTATATTGTAGGAACATGTCCTAATTGTGGGAATGAAAATGCTTACGGAGATCAGTGTGAGAAATGTGGTACTACCCTTTCTCCTTCAGAACTGATCAATCCGAAATCAATGTTAAGTGGAAATGTTCCGATCCTTAAAGAAACCAAAAACTGGTATTTACCTTTAAATGAATATGAAGATTTCTTAAACGAATGGATCATTGAAGGCCATAAAGACGACTGGAAACCCAATGTATACGGTCAGGTAAAATCATGGTTAAATGACGGATTAAAACCACGTGCAATGACCAGGGACCTCAACTGGGGAGTTCCGGTTCCTCTTCCTAATGCAGAAGGAAAAGTATTGTATGTTTGGTTCGATGCTCCTATCGGATATATTTCATTCACTCAGGAATGGGCAGAGAAAAACGGAAAAAACTGGAAGGACTACTGGCAAAGTGAAGACAGTGACCTGATTCACTTTATCGGAAAAGATAATATTGTATTCCATTGTATCATTTTCCCGGCAATGATGAAGGCACACGGAGATTATATAATGCCTAAAAATGTTCCGGCATTTGAGTTCCTGAACCTTGAAAACGATAAAATCTCAACTTCAAGAAACTGGGCGGTATGGGCACATGAGTATGTTGAAGATTTCCCGGGACAACAGGATGTTTTGAGATATGCTCTTCTTTCTTCTGCTCCTGAAACAAAGGATAATAATTTTACGTGGAAAGATTTTCAGACAAAAAATAACTCGGAACTAGTAAATAAGTTTGGAAACTTTATAAACAGAGTTATTTCGTTTACAAATAAAAACTTCGAAGGAAAAGTTCCAAATGGTATCTTAGATGAAGAGACTAAAAATGCAATTAAAATTGCATTAGATGAGGTAAGTAATTATCTAGAAAAATATGAATTTAGAAATGCACTAAATTCATTTATGGCTCTAGTAGATTATGGTAATTTATATCTTCAAAATGCCGCTCCTTGGAAAGCGATAGCTGAAAACAAGGATGCAGCGGGTCAAACGATGTTTGTTGGAGCACAAATTGCAGCAGTTGTTGCTCAATTATGTGAACCTTTTATGCCTTTTACTGCTGAAAAGCTATTTGGATACTTTAATATTGACAAAAAGAATTGGAACGAGATAAAAAATTCTGAAATCCAAATTGAAGCTGGTCATAAAATTGAGAATGCACCATTGCTTTTTAATAAGATTGAAGATGACGTTATAGAAGCACAGATTCAAAAACTGGAGAATACAAAACAGAATAATAAAAAAACAAATCCTAACGCAAAACCGATGAAAGAGGAAATTACTTTTGATGATTTTACTAAAATAGACTTAAGAACGGCTACTATTATAGAGGCTGAAAAAGTAGAAAAAGCCGATAAGCTATTAAAGTTTACGGTTGACACAGGAGTTGATGTAAGAACAGTAGTTTCAGGAGTTGCTGAGAGTTTTACTCCGGAAGAATTGATTGGAAAACAGGTGATGATCTTATTAAACCTGGCTCCAAGAAAAATTCGTGGAATAGAATCTCAGGGTATGTTATTATTAACCACAAAGCCGGATGGAAAACTATCTTTTGTTACTCCGGATGACAGCAATGTTGAAAACGGTATTGAAATAGGCTAA
- a CDS encoding SusC/RagA family TonB-linked outer membrane protein, whose amino-acid sequence MRNFTTVLKIAPAFLLASSMVYAQDSVTKEKKIEEVVLIGYGAKKKSDLTGSVTAISAKDFNEGSINSPEQLIQGKASGIQITNNSGAPGAGSTIRIRGGASLNASNDPLIVIDGVPVDSNGISGASNPLALINPNDIESFNILKDASATAIYGSRASNGVIIITTKKGTSGRLRLNYTATTSIYEKMGNIDMLSTDQFRNVVMSKALPSYQALLGNANTNWQNQIYQTALGFDNSVSISGGIKGLPYRLSLGYLNQDGIIRTNNIERTTMSLNLNPKFFDKHLEINFNVKGTYVENRFKDDGSIGAAVVFDPTKPVYDSAFGNYGGYWEWLNASNGLPNTNGTKNPVSMLNQRWDLSYVRRVLGNVQFDYKFHFLPELRANLNLGYDYSDSNGDTTVLPTAAMAFYQKGTYRRYTQEKKNKVLDFYFNYLKTIESIKSTFDLTLGYSYQDWTRSEPFAPTINGDGTRVPNQGVDLFTQNTILSYFGRFNYTFNNKYLLTATLRRDGSSRFSKDNRVGYFPSVALAWKIDQENFLKDSKVISSLKLRAGWGQTGQQDIQNNDYPYLARYVMSNSGAMYQIGDDFFNTLRAQGYDKNIKWETTTTKNIGVDFGFLKERINGSIEVYEKESKDLLSVVPVPAGANLTNLLLTNIGDMRNRGIEANVNVKAITNKDFTWEFSVNATHYKSEITNLASTQVLVGGIGGGVGNTIQVQSQGYQPNAFYVYQQVYDNAGRPIEGAYVDRNGDGVINNSDLYQYKSPAPDVLLGFSSKFTYKNFDLGFTMRASIGNYVYNNVASQYGNLQGIANNGFLQNIHSSYLETGFSRAQYLSDYYVENASFLRMDNINVGYNFPSFINENSKIRVFGSVQNAFVITKYSGLDPEVFNGIDNNLYQRPRIYSLGFNFQF is encoded by the coding sequence GTGAGAAATTTTACAACGGTATTAAAAATAGCACCTGCTTTTTTATTGGCCAGTTCAATGGTTTATGCACAAGACTCTGTGACTAAAGAAAAGAAAATAGAGGAAGTAGTGCTGATTGGATATGGTGCAAAGAAAAAATCAGATCTTACAGGTTCTGTTACGGCAATTTCAGCTAAGGACTTTAATGAAGGAAGTATTAACTCTCCTGAACAATTAATTCAGGGGAAAGCTTCAGGTATTCAAATTACCAATAACAGTGGAGCCCCTGGTGCAGGTTCTACCATTAGAATCAGAGGAGGGGCATCATTGAATGCAAGTAATGATCCTTTAATTGTTATTGATGGCGTTCCTGTTGATAGTAATGGAATTAGTGGTGCTTCAAATCCTTTAGCGCTAATTAATCCAAATGATATTGAAAGCTTCAATATCTTAAAAGATGCTTCAGCGACTGCCATCTACGGAAGTAGAGCATCTAATGGAGTTATTATTATTACAACAAAAAAAGGAACATCAGGTAGGCTAAGGCTTAATTATACGGCAACAACCTCTATCTATGAAAAGATGGGAAATATAGATATGCTGTCTACTGATCAGTTTAGAAATGTTGTAATGAGTAAAGCTTTACCTTCTTATCAAGCTTTACTAGGAAATGCAAATACTAACTGGCAAAATCAGATTTATCAAACAGCACTAGGATTTGATAATTCTGTTTCTATTTCAGGAGGAATTAAAGGGCTGCCTTATAGATTATCTTTAGGGTATCTAAATCAAGATGGTATTATCAGAACCAATAATATTGAAAGAACAACAATGTCATTGAATTTAAATCCTAAATTCTTTGATAAACATTTGGAAATTAATTTCAATGTTAAAGGAACTTATGTTGAAAACAGGTTCAAAGATGATGGTTCTATTGGAGCTGCTGTTGTTTTTGATCCTACAAAACCAGTTTATGATTCGGCCTTCGGTAACTATGGTGGATATTGGGAATGGTTAAATGCATCTAATGGGTTACCTAATACAAATGGTACAAAGAATCCTGTTTCTATGCTTAATCAGAGATGGGATCTTTCTTATGTAAGAAGAGTTTTGGGAAATGTTCAGTTTGACTATAAATTCCATTTTTTACCTGAATTAAGAGCTAACTTAAATTTAGGGTATGATTATAGTGATTCTAATGGAGATACTACAGTTTTGCCAACTGCTGCAATGGCTTTTTATCAAAAAGGAACATACAGACGATATACACAAGAGAAGAAGAATAAAGTTTTAGACTTTTATTTTAATTATCTTAAAACTATTGAATCTATTAAATCTACTTTTGATCTTACGTTGGGATATTCATACCAGGATTGGACAAGATCTGAACCATTCGCGCCAACAATAAATGGTGACGGAACTAGAGTTCCTAACCAAGGAGTGGATCTTTTTACTCAAAATACTATTTTATCTTATTTTGGACGTTTCAATTATACATTTAATAATAAATACTTATTAACAGCAACGTTAAGAAGAGATGGTTCTTCAAGATTTAGTAAAGATAACAGAGTTGGATATTTTCCATCTGTAGCATTAGCCTGGAAAATTGATCAAGAGAATTTCTTGAAAGATTCAAAAGTTATTTCTTCCTTGAAGTTAAGAGCGGGATGGGGACAAACCGGACAACAGGATATACAGAATAATGATTATCCATACTTAGCGAGGTATGTCATGTCAAATAGTGGGGCAATGTACCAGATAGGGGATGACTTTTTTAATACACTGAGAGCGCAAGGGTATGATAAAAACATAAAATGGGAAACTACAACAACAAAGAATATTGGAGTAGACTTCGGATTTCTGAAAGAGAGAATAAACGGCTCAATTGAAGTTTATGAAAAAGAATCAAAAGATCTTTTAAGTGTTGTACCTGTACCTGCCGGAGCCAATCTTACCAATCTTCTTCTTACCAATATTGGCGATATGAGAAACCGAGGTATTGAAGCTAACGTCAACGTAAAAGCTATTACAAATAAAGATTTTACCTGGGAGTTTAGTGTTAATGCCACTCATTACAAATCTGAAATTACCAACTTGGCCTCTACTCAGGTCTTAGTAGGCGGTATTGGAGGGGGTGTTGGTAATACCATTCAGGTACAGTCTCAGGGATATCAACCCAATGCATTCTATGTATACCAACAAGTATATGATAATGCAGGAAGACCAATTGAAGGAGCCTATGTTGACAGAAATGGAGACGGGGTTATTAATAATTCCGATTTATATCAATATAAATCTCCAGCTCCAGATGTTTTACTTGGCTTTTCTTCAAAATTTACTTATAAAAATTTTGATCTAGGCTTTACTATGAGGGCTAGTATTGGGAATTATGTTTATAATAATGTGGCTTCTCAATATGGTAATTTGCAAGGAATTGCAAATAACGGCTTTTTACAGAATATTCACTCAAGTTATTTAGAAACTGGTTTCTCAAGAGCACAATACTTATCGGATTATTACGTAGAAAATGCATCTTTTTTAAGGATGGATAATATTAATGTAGGATATAATTTTCCAAGCTTTATCAATGAAAACTCTAAGATAAGAGTTTTCGGTTCCGTTCAAAATGCATTTGTGATTACTAAATACAGTGGGCTGGATCCGGAGGTATTTAATGGTATTGATAATAACCTTTATCAGAGACCAAGAATTTATTCATTAGGATTTAACTTTCAATTTTAA
- a CDS encoding RagB/SusD family nutrient uptake outer membrane protein, with protein sequence MTFKYINKTIFTAGITAVLFLSSCEKDLDRMPESEITSASVYANFSNYKGVLAKIYAGLAVSGQEGGDGNPDIGGIDGGTSNYLRQYFQMQELPTDEAVIAWNDASLPDMHNMTWSANNEFIRAMYYRVYYQIAISNEFIRETTDEKLSSRNITGQDAETARLYRNEARFMRALSYYHAIDLFGNGPFVTETTEVGITPPPRIERKNLFSYIESELKDLENILKDPRTNDYGRADKAAVWMLLSKLYLNAEVYTGQSRYSDARIYAEKVINAGYSLKSNYEELFLADNNVGNNEVIFSINFDGQHTRTFGGTTYIIHAGVGGTMKPAQFGINSGWGGLRSTKNIVNLFPDSNGTLDKRGRFHSDGQNLEINNQTEFTDGYPLIKFKNIRKDGTQGSDNAGDFADTDFPLFRLGEAYLIYAEAVLRGGGGSTATAVQYVNLLRQRAYGNTSGSVSSINLDFILDERARELAWEATRRTDLIRFGKFTSASYLWPFKGGVKNGKGVEAYRSLYPIPNTDLSANPNLVQNPGY encoded by the coding sequence ATGACTTTTAAATATATTAATAAAACAATCTTTACTGCCGGTATAACTGCAGTATTGTTTCTTTCTTCTTGTGAGAAAGATTTAGACAGAATGCCAGAGTCAGAAATTACTTCGGCATCTGTTTACGCAAATTTTTCAAACTATAAAGGAGTTTTGGCCAAAATATATGCAGGTTTAGCAGTGAGTGGCCAGGAGGGAGGAGATGGAAATCCTGATATAGGAGGTATTGACGGAGGAACTTCTAACTATTTAAGACAATATTTCCAGATGCAAGAGCTTCCTACAGATGAGGCTGTGATTGCATGGAATGATGCTTCGTTACCTGACATGCATAATATGACCTGGTCGGCAAATAATGAATTTATCAGAGCAATGTATTATAGAGTATATTATCAGATTGCTATTTCGAATGAATTTATCAGGGAAACAACAGATGAAAAATTGTCCTCAAGAAATATAACAGGGCAGGATGCAGAAACTGCAAGATTATATAGAAATGAAGCTAGATTTATGAGGGCATTAAGCTATTATCATGCAATTGATCTTTTTGGTAATGGTCCTTTTGTAACTGAAACAACTGAAGTAGGAATAACACCTCCACCTAGAATAGAGAGAAAGAATTTGTTTTCCTATATAGAAAGCGAACTTAAAGATCTTGAGAATATTCTAAAAGATCCTAGAACAAACGATTATGGAAGAGCGGACAAAGCTGCTGTTTGGATGCTTTTATCCAAACTTTATCTGAATGCTGAAGTATATACAGGACAATCGAGATATTCTGATGCAAGGATATATGCCGAAAAAGTAATTAATGCTGGATATTCATTAAAATCTAATTACGAAGAATTATTTTTAGCAGATAATAATGTTGGCAATAATGAAGTTATTTTTTCAATTAATTTTGATGGGCAGCACACAAGAACTTTTGGTGGTACAACTTACATTATCCATGCGGGTGTAGGCGGAACTATGAAACCTGCTCAATTTGGAATCAACAGTGGATGGGGAGGTTTAAGATCAACAAAAAATATTGTTAATTTATTCCCGGATTCAAATGGTACTTTAGATAAAAGAGGAAGGTTTCATTCCGATGGACAGAATCTGGAAATAAATAATCAAACTGAATTTACGGATGGTTATCCTTTGATAAAATTTAAAAATATTAGAAAGGATGGTACTCAGGGATCTGATAATGCTGGAGATTTTGCAGATACTGATTTCCCTTTATTTAGACTGGGGGAGGCTTATTTGATTTATGCTGAAGCTGTCTTAAGAGGTGGCGGCGGATCTACGGCTACTGCTGTGCAATATGTTAATTTGTTAAGACAAAGAGCTTACGGAAACACTTCTGGAAGTGTTAGTTCTATTAATCTAGATTTTATTTTGGATGAACGTGCAAGAGAACTAGCTTGGGAAGCTACAAGAAGAACAGACCTGATCAGATTTGGAAAATTTACTTCTGCTTCTTATTTGTGGCCTTTCAAGGGTGGAGTTAAGAATGGTAAAGGTGTGGAGGCTTACAGATCGCTTTATCCAATTCCAAATACAGATTTAAGTGCTAATCCTAATTTGGTTCAAAATCCTGGGTACTAA
- a CDS encoding SusE domain-containing protein: protein MKHLIKILTIAFIGFLVISCEKDEDQAVITETTKSKITTDKTTLVLDKDNPDNVALNVTWSKSVFDLPVVFTQQLEFGKKGKNFEGSSTVDATNSPLVFTHKQLNSIALSLGATPNVVTEIEVRLKTLVGAGPFYSNVITLTITPYLLGPVYNYTDLYLIGDATSAGWTNTTANTNFLPLQKTATAGIYSYTGYFAQGEFKMIKTPGSWDPQYGLGSPGTLSTSGGSGNIPVAAAGYYKLSINTTALTYTLVSVPAPSTTYTTISMIGTASGDWNTDLDLQKSTFDPHIWVKKNVAMNSGEFKFRANHDWGTSWGVAQEFFGVAAVGGANIPLATAFHYDVYFNDITGEYSVIPVF from the coding sequence ATGAAACATCTTATTAAAATATTAACAATAGCATTTATTGGATTTTTAGTTATTTCTTGCGAAAAAGACGAAGATCAGGCAGTTATTACTGAAACCACAAAGAGTAAGATTACAACAGATAAAACAACTCTTGTTTTAGATAAAGATAATCCAGATAATGTGGCATTAAATGTTACTTGGAGTAAGTCGGTATTCGATTTACCTGTTGTTTTTACTCAACAATTGGAGTTCGGAAAGAAAGGGAAGAATTTCGAAGGTTCATCTACTGTGGATGCAACAAATTCTCCATTGGTATTTACACACAAACAACTTAATAGTATTGCACTAAGTTTGGGTGCAACTCCTAATGTTGTTACTGAAATTGAGGTGCGATTAAAAACTTTAGTTGGGGCAGGACCATTTTATTCGAATGTTATTACTTTAACAATCACTCCATATCTTTTAGGACCTGTTTATAACTATACAGATTTATATCTAATAGGGGATGCCACATCAGCCGGATGGACAAATACAACAGCTAATACTAATTTCCTTCCATTGCAAAAAACGGCTACTGCCGGGATCTATTCTTATACTGGGTATTTTGCACAGGGAGAATTTAAAATGATTAAAACTCCTGGATCATGGGATCCGCAATATGGATTAGGTTCTCCAGGAACATTAAGTACAAGTGGTGGATCAGGGAATATTCCTGTTGCAGCTGCTGGGTATTATAAGCTCAGTATTAATACAACCGCTTTGACTTATACTTTAGTATCTGTACCTGCTCCGTCAACAACTTATACAACTATTTCAATGATTGGAACAGCATCAGGGGACTGGAATACGGATCTTGATCTTCAGAAATCAACTTTTGATCCTCATATTTGGGTGAAGAAGAATGTTGCAATGAATTCCGGTGAATTTAAGTTCAGAGCTAATCATGATTGGGGAACAAGTTGGGGAGTAGCACAGGAATTCTTTGGAGTAGCAGCCGTAGGAGGAGCCAACATTCCTTTAGCTACAGCATTCCATTATGATGTATATTTTAATGATATAACAGGTGAATATTCTGTAATTCCTGTATTTTAA
- a CDS encoding glycoside hydrolase family 97 protein: MKKITVGALLFSMMFAGVNAQTLKSPDGKFEMDFQLKQGVPYYNLKYNGAVVVEDSKLGLRLFKDTAIKFASEIAKAEDAKFDLNNGFTKTDEKRDSKNETWQPVLGEKKNYINNYNELAVTLNQASTDRSIVVKFRLFNDGLGFRYEFPQQKNLNYFVIREEDSEIDFPTDMKAWWIVADYDSQEYQYQETKISEIPGRWDKAFDANASQSLVKNAVQSPLMLKKEGKSPLYVNVAEAAVLDYPASHLEVDAQNFKFKTHLTADRQGAKGYIQTPSVTPWRTIIVSPKAEEVMDSKMIFNLNEPTKYTDTSYIHPTKYMGVWWEMIIGKSQWAYSTAENVHLGKTDFTKLTPNGKHAANNTKVKEYIDFAAENGFQGLLIEGWNIGWEDWFGHSKEFVFDFITPYPDFDIKMLNDYAHSKGIKLIMHHETSGSATNYERWSDKAFQLMNKYGYDAVKTGYVGDIIPRGEHHYSQWTINHFYRIAEKANEYKIMVNSHESVRPTGESRTYPNYISAEAARGTEYEAFGGNNADHQTILPFTRWMGGSMDYTPGIFQTKLDYYFPGDKRFVKTTLVKQLALYVTMYMPLQMAADLPENYKKHMDAFQFIKDVAADWDDTKILAAEPGDYVITARKAKGTDNWFVGGITDENKREYTVDFSFLDKGQKYEATIYEDGKDADYINNPQSYNIYKKQITSKSKINFKMVRSGGFAISIKPIK, translated from the coding sequence ATGAAGAAAATTACAGTTGGAGCTTTATTGTTCTCAATGATGTTTGCGGGTGTTAATGCACAAACTTTAAAATCGCCGGACGGAAAGTTCGAAATGGACTTTCAGCTAAAGCAGGGAGTACCTTATTATAACTTAAAATATAATGGGGCAGTAGTTGTTGAAGATTCTAAATTGGGATTGAGATTATTTAAAGACACAGCTATTAAATTTGCCTCTGAAATTGCAAAAGCAGAAGACGCTAAATTTGACCTGAATAACGGGTTTACCAAGACAGATGAGAAAAGGGATTCTAAAAATGAAACCTGGCAGCCTGTACTTGGAGAAAAGAAAAACTATATCAATAACTATAATGAATTAGCTGTTACGCTTAATCAGGCTTCCACAGACAGAAGCATTGTGGTAAAATTCAGGTTGTTTAATGACGGATTAGGTTTCCGATATGAATTCCCACAACAGAAGAACCTTAATTATTTTGTGATCAGAGAGGAAGATTCTGAAATTGATTTTCCGACAGATATGAAAGCATGGTGGATTGTGGCTGATTATGATTCTCAGGAGTACCAATATCAGGAAACAAAAATTTCCGAAATCCCGGGTCGATGGGACAAAGCGTTTGATGCCAATGCTTCTCAGTCATTGGTTAAAAATGCAGTTCAGTCTCCTTTAATGTTAAAGAAAGAAGGTAAAAGTCCTTTATACGTTAATGTAGCTGAAGCAGCGGTTTTGGATTATCCTGCTTCGCATCTGGAAGTGGATGCTCAGAATTTTAAATTTAAAACGCATCTTACAGCCGACAGGCAAGGAGCGAAAGGATATATTCAAACTCCTTCTGTTACGCCATGGAGAACGATTATAGTATCTCCAAAAGCAGAAGAGGTAATGGACTCAAAAATGATATTTAATCTTAATGAGCCGACTAAATATACCGATACTTCTTATATTCACCCTACAAAATATATGGGTGTTTGGTGGGAAATGATCATCGGAAAATCCCAATGGGCTTATTCTACGGCAGAAAATGTTCATTTAGGTAAAACCGATTTTACCAAATTAACTCCAAACGGAAAGCATGCTGCGAACAATACTAAAGTTAAAGAGTATATCGACTTTGCTGCTGAAAACGGATTTCAGGGACTTCTGATCGAAGGTTGGAATATAGGTTGGGAAGACTGGTTTGGACATTCAAAGGAATTTGTTTTTGACTTCATTACACCTTATCCGGATTTTGATATCAAAATGCTGAATGATTATGCCCACTCCAAAGGGATCAAATTGATCATGCATCATGAAACTTCAGGTTCGGCAACCAATTATGAAAGATGGTCCGATAAAGCTTTCCAGTTAATGAATAAATATGGATACGATGCTGTAAAAACAGGATATGTAGGAGATATTATTCCAAGAGGAGAACATCATTATTCTCAGTGGACGATCAATCATTTTTACAGAATTGCAGAGAAAGCGAATGAATATAAGATCATGGTTAATTCTCATGAATCTGTACGTCCGACAGGAGAAAGCCGTACCTATCCGAATTACATTTCCGCAGAAGCAGCCCGTGGAACGGAATATGAGGCGTTTGGAGGAAATAATGCAGATCATCAAACCATTTTACCATTTACAAGATGGATGGGAGGCTCAATGGATTATACTCCGGGAATTTTCCAGACTAAACTGGATTATTACTTCCCAGGTGATAAACGATTTGTAAAGACTACTTTGGTAAAACAGCTGGCATTATATGTTACCATGTATATGCCGCTTCAGATGGCTGCCGATCTACCTGAGAATTACAAGAAGCATATGGATGCTTTCCAGTTTATCAAAGATGTAGCAGCGGATTGGGACGATACAAAAATCCTGGCAGCAGAGCCTGGAGATTACGTAATTACAGCCAGAAAAGCTAAAGGAACCGACAATTGGTTCGTGGGTGGAATTACAGATGAGAACAAACGTGAATATACAGTAGACTTCTCTTTCCTGGATAAAGGTCAGAAATATGAGGCAACAATTTATGAAGACGGTAAAGACGCTGATTATATTAATAATCCTCAGAGCTATAACATCTACAAAAAACAGATTACAAGCAAGTCTAAAATCAATTTTAAAATGGTAAGAAGTGGTGGTTTTGCAATCTCCATTAAGCCCATAAAATAA